ATGCTGTCCAGTCATTTTCTGGTAGTAACTCCATAAGATCATACTCAATCTTCTCAGGATCTTCCTTATCCGTCAAACCTATCCTGTTCGACAATCTTTTACAGTGAGTATCAACAATTATTCCAGGAATGCCAAATATATTGCTTAATACCACATTAGCTGTCTTTCGGCCTACTCCCGGCAGACTCAGCAGATCCTCCATATTGTTCGGTACTTTCCCGCCGAAGTCCTTAATGAGTTTCTTGCAGCAGCCAATAATATTCTTTGTCTTATTTCTGTAAAAGCCTGTGGATTTTATATCCTGCTCCAGCTCTTCAGGATTGGCATCCGCATAATCATTCACTGATGTATATTTCTTAAAAAGGTCTTTTGTCACAATGTTTACTCTTGCATCTGTGCATTGAGCCGCAAGTATCGTAGAAATCACCAGCTGAAGAGGCTCCTTATAGTCTAAAGAGCAGGTTGCTTCAGGATAGATATTATACAATATTGCTGAAATTTCCTTAGCTCTGCTTCTCAGTTCATCTATGCTTCTCATATTTTACCCCCTCCAAAAATCTCTCCATCTCTGCTATATCCATGGTATTTATGACATCCTGCTTTTCCAGCCAGCCCTTTCTTGCGATGCCCACGCCATAAGATATATTGCTTAATCCTTGAATACTGTGCGCATCGGTGTTAATAGATATCTTTACACCCTTTTCCTTGGCATATTTCAAATTCCTCCAGTCCAAGTCCAGCCTGTGAGGATCTGCGTTAATCTCAACCACCTTGCCATATTCTGCTGCAGCATCTATCACCGCATTGATATCCAATTCATATTCTTCCCTGGCTAGAAGTATTCTACCCGTGGGGTGGGCTAGCATTATAGTATACCTGTTCTTCAAAGCATTTACAAGTCTTTCTGTCATTCTATCTTTTTCCATTTTAAAATTTGAGTGCACCGCTGCAATGACAAAATCAAAAAGCTTCAATACCTCATCATCATAATCAAGAGAACCATCAGGCAGTATGTCCGACTCAATCCCTTTAAAAACCCTGAAATTCTTATGTCTCTGATTTATTGCATCAATTTCTTCCACCTGCCGCTTTACCTCATCGATATTCAGACCTCTTGCATAATAAGCAGCTCTGCTGTGATCAGTTATACCTATATATTGAAATCCCAGCCTTATTGCCTCCTCAACCATTTCTTCAATGCTGCCGGAGCCGTCGCTGTAAACGGTATGCATATGAAAAGTGCCCTTAATATCTTTCCTTGTCAAAAGCTCAGGCAATTCCTCTTTTTCTGCGGCTTCAATCTCACCAGTGTTCTCTCTTAGTTCCGGTGGTATATATCGTAATCCCAATACCCTGTATATTTCTTCTTCACTATTGCAGGGTAAAAGCTCTTCACCTCTGAAAAGTCCATACTCATTCACCTTTATTCCCATTGCCTTTGCTCTATGCCTAATAGCCGTGTTGTGCTCCTTGCTTCCTGTGAAATGGTTAAGTGCGTATGGAAATTCTTTGATGTCTACTACCCTCAAATCCATATTGATGCCACTCTTGAGCCTGACTGTAGACTTTGTTTCACCCTTTGAAACAACTTCCTCAACCTGGGGTAGTGAGGTGTAATAATCCATCAGCTTTGCAGGCTGGGTAGTACTGGCAACTATGTCTATGTCCTTGACTACTTCTTTCCTCCTTCGCAGGCTTCCTCCAAGGTCACATTCCTTTGTAATAGGATTGGCCAGCAGCGTTTCCTTTACCGCCATTGCTTCCTGATATACATCTCCAAAGAGATGTTGACCTTTATAGGTCTTCACATGCATAATGCCTTTTAATATATTTTCCTGGGTCTTTTTACCGAAGCCTGCAAGCGATAGGAGCCGATTCTCTATGCATGCGTATTCAAGCTCTCCGATAGATTTTACATCCAGTTTCTCATAGAGCACCTTCACCTTTTTGGGTCCCACTCCAGGTATCGTAAGCATTTCTAATAATCCTACAGGAATAGACTTCTTAAGCTCTTCGTAATATTCCAGCCGTCCTGTTGTCACAAGCTCAGTGAGCTTTTCGGTTATGGCCTTACCTACACCCTTTATGTCATCCAGCTTTCCTTCATTTATATAACTCTTCAGGTCCCCGTCCAAAAGCTCTATTGACCTGGCAGCATTGACATACGCTTTAATCTTGAATGGATTTTCCCCTTTTAGATCCAGTAGCAGTGCGATTTCCTCTAAAATCTGTACTATATCTCTTTTATCCATATATTTCTCCCGGAATCAATCTTCCCGCCGTTTTAATCATATAGCTTTATTCTACCAAATATATTACAACTAATACCATCTCTAATTGTGACTTTAAAAACATAATAATATGCACAAGTATATCAATATTGATATAATATTCCTATAGAGATCGCGGAAAAATCTTAAAGGAATTATTTTACTTTCCGCGATGTACACTAATGAAACAAAAGTGAGAAATACGATTTCGCATTTTGTATAGGTTATGACAAAACTTAATCAAAAAGACTTTTAGGAGGCCCCTCATGCAAAAAAAGATATTGCTAAGTGCAGTTAACGCCAAATATATACACTCCAACCTTGCTATAAGATATTTGAAAAAATACTGTGAAGCTCAAATAGAAGGAATTAACATAGCTGAGTTCAGTATAAATGACAACATAAACAACATCCTAAAGCAGCTGTATAACTCCGGTGCTGATATATACGGCTTCTCCTGCTATATATGGAACATCAGCCTGATGCGCAGTATTTGCAGCAGTCTGAAAAAAGCCAAGCCTGATGCTGTAATCATATTGGGAGGTCCCGAGGTCTCTTATGATTCCGCAAGCATCCTTAGGGATAATCCATTTATAGATTATGTAGTTGTAGGAGAAGGTGAAGAAACACTGCTTGACTTGCTTGGCTGCATCACAGATGGTAAGTGTAATATCTCCAGCATACCCGGAATAGCTTACAGAGAAGGAGCAAATGTTGTCATCAACCAGAAAAGACCTCTTATTGCTTGCTTAGATGCAATCCCCTTTCCTTATGACAGCTTTGATGAATTTGAGAATAAGATTGTCTACTATGAGACCAGCAGGGGTTGCCCCTTTAACTGCCAGTACTGCCTTTCCTCCACAATACACGGGGTAAGGTATCTTTCAATAGATAGAATCAGACAAGATATAAAAGGCTTTATAAACGCAGGGGTAAGACAGGTTAAGCTGGTTGACAGGACCTTTAACTGTGATATTGACCGTTCCATAGAAATTATGCAATATATAATGGAGCTAAAGTCCACAACCAACTTTCATTTTGAAATAGCTGCCGACCTTATTAATGAGCGCTTCCTGCAAACAGTTGAAAAAGCCCCTGAGGGTATGTTCCAATTTGAAATAGGAGTTCAATCCACCAACCCAATGACTCTATCCGAAATAGACAGAACAATGAATTTTGGCAAGGTGGGACAAAATGTACGCAAGCTCTTAGCCTTTAAGAATGCTCATATCCACCTGGACCTTATTGCCGGACTTCCATATGAGGATATTAAAAGCTTTGAGAAATCCTTCAATGATGTGTATGACTTTAAGCCCGATATGCTCCAGCTTGGTTTTTTGAAGCTATTGAAGGGTTCTGGCATAAGAGAAAGCTGCGTCGAATACGGTATGGAGCATCACGACTTTCCTCCCTATGAGGTAATAAGTACTAAATGGTTGTCTTACAAAGAGCTTCTTGTGTTAAAGGATATCGAGAATGTACTTGAGCAATATTACAACAGCGGGAGATTCAAGCACACACTGGATTTCTTACTTATGTCGCTTGCAGTCACTCCCTTTGACTTTTATCACAGACTGTCAGACTATTGGAACTCCAAAGGGCACTTCAATTCATCAAAGGGTGTAAGTGAGCTCTATACGATTTTGAAACATTTTGTCGCTGATCAATACGCGGGAAGGCTCGATTCCGCGGGATGCAGCCTGCTGAATGAGTACCTCAAGCTGGATTGGCTGCTATACAGCAGGAGCGGCAGCATGCCTGAGTCAATTGACAGATATAACCATGCATTACTAAAAGATAGGCTGCAGGAATATTTGAATGACAGCGTCATTAATATGGAAGGCTTTGAGGAATACAAGAATATGCCCATGCGTGAATTATTGAAGCATATAGGATATGAGGTATTCGCTTGGAATATTTTTGGCATTACCCCCTCTCCAGATGAGACCGCGATGTTCTATAAATTAAACCAGAAAACAAACAGAAAGAATCCTTTTTTCATCATCCTTCCCCTTAAGGAAATTATTCATAAGGGATAATAGATTCCTAGAGTCAACTTTGCATCTTTCCACGCATACAATGTAATAGTCACTATTTAAAGGGGGCAAGTGCATTGTATAATAATATCCATGGCAGTAACAGCAATTACGGAGATTATGATAGAAAGCTTATAGATTTACTCAGGGAAGCGATGCTAGATGAGCGGAAGGATCACAGGAAATACAGAAAAATGATGGAAATGACTGATAATAAAGAAATAATAGCGCAAATAAATTATGCTTACGAGGATGAAGCCAAGCATTATGATATGTTCCAAGAAATTTACGAAGAGCTTGCCGGTACCGACATTCAGGTTCAGCTTCCTGAGCAGGAGCATCTGGGCAGATTTATAGATGCTATAAAGTCAAGCATCAATGGAGAACTTGAAGCAGTTGAGCTGTATAGGGAAATTAGGGCAATGCTCCGAGGGAAAAAATATAGGGATATGTTGTATGAAATAATTACTGACGAGCAGGAGCATGCGACAAGGTTTGTATATCTATATGCAATGTTAAGATAAAAGGGTCCGGAATCACCGGGCCCTTATTTAATGCCTTATGCCCTGGTAATATCCCCGTCAGTTTTTTCTCCTCCATAATATGCATCACCTGTTATATTTACGTAGCCTACTATTTTATTGTCATATATCAATCGGCTCTTGTCCTCGTCAAAGCTGTCCCTGTTATTCTTGTAATCTGATGCGTATTGGGGCAGCACCAAAGTGTAGTCTATGGCGCATGCGCTTGGGTGAGCCTTTTTATCCACTATTTCATATTCATTGTTATCGTTGAATAGCTTATCAACCTTTACCTTCTGTCCTACCTCCAACTGTTCTATATTTTTTTCGGCATCATTGCTGATATTCACATCCGACATCCAATCATCTCCTATCTTTCGTCTAATGTTTTTATATTTAACCAAATACCAATATTTATTCAAAAAACCTCGCACCCCGCAACCTGAACTTATTCATTTATTCTGTTGTAGAAGTTCAACAGACACCCTGCCGTTGTTTGCTGTGCCAAGGGAAAGGTCTTGTTGGCGATTCTGAAAAATTTGTCTTCAGGATTTTTTATTAATGAGTATTTCTTGTGTGCTGTAATTGCTATCTTTGAATTTGATTCGATATAGTCATTGGGGTTGTCATAGTAGATTCCCCCCTTTGAAACTGAATAATGGAGAAAATCATCATGAACCTTGTGAATCCATTGTTCATACTTCCTATGGCTTTTTAAGAGCTTAACGTTCCCATGCTGCGGAATTGTTGAATCCTGAATCAAATGCACAGCTGCACCAAGATAGAACATTGCTTTATCCTTATCTCCACAATCCCAATGTACAAGCGCACATCCGTAATACTTCTGAAACCTTTGCTTTGACGACTTGCAGCCATATAATCCCCTGTGAGTGTATGGATTGTAGAAATGCTCCCTGCTCTTAAAGTCCTGATCTACCCACACAGCCCCGTCATTCAGGCAACCCTTGTTCAAGGTATATAACTCATATGCCTCTTGAAATCCATCATTCTTAAGTATTTCAATAGCTTGCTCATTAATAAAGACATGAACCTCGCACAAGGTCTTTTTGAATACCTTTTTTAACGGATTGACAGCCCATAATATCGTCTTGAATGTTTTCCCATAGGCTCTTTCAATAACGTCCATTCTTTCATCTCCTGACTTAATTTTGCTATAGCATGCTCGCTCATAATCATATGAAACTCTTTTTTTATAGCTTTTGCATATTTTGCCCCCTTTATTATGCTGTTTATATTGTTCGTCTTTACAATTTTTTTTCAAAAAGCTATAATTATATAGAATATTATTTCATTTATGTCTAATTTCATAATGATAGTATATTAACAGGAGGTATGTTATGAAAGACCCTAGAGTATCTATGCTCGCAAAAAATCTTATAAGTTACTCCCTTGAGCTTAAGGCTGGGGAAAACTTGCTAATTGAACTCTTTGATGACGGTGAAGACCTGGTAGCAGAGCTGGTTAAACAAGCCTATAAAGTAGGGGCTAAACCCTTTATCTCTGTCAAGGCGAGAAGGCTGCTTCGTGAGCTCTTATCCGGAACAGATGCTGAACATATGGCACAGGTTGCAAAGTATGAAGCAATGCGCATGAAGGAAATGGATGCCTATATATCTATCAGAGGCTTTAAGAATGCCCTTGAGTATTCAGACATCCCAAGTGGAAAGATGAGCATTTATAGAGCGCAGTGGGTGAAGCCGGTGCACTTTGACATAAGAATACCAAAAACTAAATGGTGCTTGATGAACTATCCGACAGGAGCCATGTCACAAGCAGCGAATATGAGCACAGAACAGTTCGAGGACTTCTATTTCGATGTATGCACTCTTG
This portion of the Clostridia bacterium genome encodes:
- the nth gene encoding endonuclease III, which translates into the protein MRSIDELRSRAKEISAILYNIYPEATCSLDYKEPLQLVISTILAAQCTDARVNIVTKDLFKKYTSVNDYADANPEELEQDIKSTGFYRNKTKNIIGCCKKLIKDFGGKVPNNMEDLLSLPGVGRKTANVVLSNIFGIPGIIVDTHCKRLSNRIGLTDKEDPEKIEYDLMELLPENDWTAFSNCLVYHGRAICDAKKPKCGQCPVALHCDFFNNN
- the polX gene encoding DNA polymerase/3'-5' exonuclease PolX, whose protein sequence is MDKRDIVQILEEIALLLDLKGENPFKIKAYVNAARSIELLDGDLKSYINEGKLDDIKGVGKAITEKLTELVTTGRLEYYEELKKSIPVGLLEMLTIPGVGPKKVKVLYEKLDVKSIGELEYACIENRLLSLAGFGKKTQENILKGIMHVKTYKGQHLFGDVYQEAMAVKETLLANPITKECDLGGSLRRRKEVVKDIDIVASTTQPAKLMDYYTSLPQVEEVVSKGETKSTVRLKSGINMDLRVVDIKEFPYALNHFTGSKEHNTAIRHRAKAMGIKVNEYGLFRGEELLPCNSEEEIYRVLGLRYIPPELRENTGEIEAAEKEELPELLTRKDIKGTFHMHTVYSDGSGSIEEMVEEAIRLGFQYIGITDHSRAAYYARGLNIDEVKRQVEEIDAINQRHKNFRVFKGIESDILPDGSLDYDDEVLKLFDFVIAAVHSNFKMEKDRMTERLVNALKNRYTIMLAHPTGRILLAREEYELDINAVIDAAAEYGKVVEINADPHRLDLDWRNLKYAKEKGVKISINTDAHSIQGLSNISYGVGIARKGWLEKQDVINTMDIAEMERFLEGVKYEKHR
- a CDS encoding B12-binding domain-containing radical SAM protein; the protein is MQKKILLSAVNAKYIHSNLAIRYLKKYCEAQIEGINIAEFSINDNINNILKQLYNSGADIYGFSCYIWNISLMRSICSSLKKAKPDAVIILGGPEVSYDSASILRDNPFIDYVVVGEGEETLLDLLGCITDGKCNISSIPGIAYREGANVVINQKRPLIACLDAIPFPYDSFDEFENKIVYYETSRGCPFNCQYCLSSTIHGVRYLSIDRIRQDIKGFINAGVRQVKLVDRTFNCDIDRSIEIMQYIMELKSTTNFHFEIAADLINERFLQTVEKAPEGMFQFEIGVQSTNPMTLSEIDRTMNFGKVGQNVRKLLAFKNAHIHLDLIAGLPYEDIKSFEKSFNDVYDFKPDMLQLGFLKLLKGSGIRESCVEYGMEHHDFPPYEVISTKWLSYKELLVLKDIENVLEQYYNSGRFKHTLDFLLMSLAVTPFDFYHRLSDYWNSKGHFNSSKGVSELYTILKHFVADQYAGRLDSAGCSLLNEYLKLDWLLYSRSGSMPESIDRYNHALLKDRLQEYLNDSVINMEGFEEYKNMPMRELLKHIGYEVFAWNIFGITPSPDETAMFYKLNQKTNRKNPFFIILPLKEIIHKG
- a CDS encoding ferritin-like domain-containing protein; this encodes MYNNIHGSNSNYGDYDRKLIDLLREAMLDERKDHRKYRKMMEMTDNKEIIAQINYAYEDEAKHYDMFQEIYEELAGTDIQVQLPEQEHLGRFIDAIKSSINGELEAVELYREIRAMLRGKKYRDMLYEIITDEQEHATRFVYLYAMLR
- a CDS encoding zinc dependent phospholipase C family protein, with translation MDVIERAYGKTFKTILWAVNPLKKVFKKTLCEVHVFINEQAIEILKNDGFQEAYELYTLNKGCLNDGAVWVDQDFKSREHFYNPYTHRGLYGCKSSKQRFQKYYGCALVHWDCGDKDKAMFYLGAAVHLIQDSTIPQHGNVKLLKSHRKYEQWIHKVHDDFLHYSVSKGGIYYDNPNDYIESNSKIAITAHKKYSLIKNPEDKFFRIANKTFPLAQQTTAGCLLNFYNRINE